A part of Prevotella melaninogenica genomic DNA contains:
- a CDS encoding homoserine O-succinyltransferase, whose product MPLRLPDGLPAIDILKRENINIEDMLTKEEDKRAIRIVILNLMPFKSTTETDFIRLLSNSPLLLDISFLKLKSHTSKHTPEEHMNRFYHTLEEVSKEKIDGLIVTGAPVEDLPFEEVDYWKELQEIFNWAREHVRSTLYICWAAQAGLYHFYDIPKYPLPKKMFGIFPTIPLKPELSLFRGFDDVFRMPQSRHTEVRREDIERVDDLDIIAESEESGVSIVRSRSKREFFITGHLEYAPNTLDTEYRRDLGKRDDVELPKYYYREDDPEKGPLVTWRAHANLLFTNWVMGVR is encoded by the coding sequence ATGCCATTAAGATTACCTGACGGACTTCCCGCTATTGATATATTGAAACGTGAGAATATCAACATTGAAGATATGCTTACAAAGGAAGAAGACAAACGAGCGATTCGTATTGTCATACTCAATCTTATGCCATTCAAATCCACGACAGAGACTGACTTCATCCGACTTCTTTCTAATAGTCCATTATTGTTGGATATTAGCTTTCTGAAACTCAAATCCCATACTTCCAAGCATACGCCAGAGGAACACATGAACCGCTTCTATCATACGCTTGAGGAAGTGAGTAAGGAGAAGATTGATGGACTGATTGTCACGGGTGCACCTGTTGAGGATTTACCTTTCGAGGAAGTGGACTACTGGAAAGAACTACAAGAGATATTCAATTGGGCACGTGAGCATGTGCGTTCAACGCTCTACATCTGCTGGGCGGCACAAGCGGGACTTTATCATTTCTATGACATACCGAAATATCCATTACCAAAGAAGATGTTTGGTATCTTCCCGACAATCCCTCTAAAGCCAGAGCTATCTCTCTTCCGTGGTTTTGATGACGTCTTTCGTATGCCACAGAGTCGTCATACGGAGGTTAGGCGTGAGGATATTGAACGAGTTGACGACCTTGATATTATCGCTGAGTCTGAAGAGAGTGGCGTGTCTATTGTCAGGTCGCGTAGTAAACGTGAATTCTTTATCACAGGTCACTTGGAGTATGCCCCCAACACACTTGACACAGAGTATCGTCGTGACCTTGGCAAGCGTGATGACGTTGAACTTCCGAAGTATTATTATCGTGAAGACGACCCAGAGAAAGGTCCGCTGGTCACTTGGCGTGCACATGCCAATTTGCTCTTCACAAACTGGGTGATGGGTGTTAGGTGA
- a CDS encoding peptidase U32 family protein produces MHSSSPNTHHPTPITIELLAPAKNLECGIAAIDHGADAVYIGASRFGARQSAGNSVEDIGKLCDYAHRYGATVHVTINTIIYNDEIDDTLALVRSLVDVGVDAFLLQDMGLMSKVREIVPDTVALHASTQCDTRTWEKAQWLSQQGFDRVVLARELSAEEISDIHKKLPDLELEAFIHGALCVSYSGVCYVSQYSFGRSANRGACAQFCRLAFDLKDSDGKTIEHQRHLLSLKDMSQIDNLETLMRSGACAFKIEGRLKDINYVKNVVSAYSKRIDEIIRKHPGEFRRASLGRVRYSFTPDLKKTFNRGYTNYFLKGRQADIFSPDTPKALGEFVGRVKEIRRDSFNVSSTANFANGDGLCFLSRDAESQATRLEGFRVNRAVGNRLYPFKMPRGLKPGMGLYRNQDQAFDKELSGKTAERKIQIKMWFGTSPETSPNPSEGGEHLTESRGVIWARAEVIGSKPSSYEQTPDQYPVSNQTSDQYPVSNQTSDQYPVSNQTSDQYPVSNQTSDQHPVLNQISDQHPVLNQTSDQHPVLNQTPDQYPASNQTPDQYPVSNQISDQHPILNQTSDLHPVSNPTSHETISNEHPVRFSPPLEGLGEVPLPLPLAQKPQRDNIIRQLTKLGNTVYECADVEIVDGADKYFIPSSILADLRRIVIENLDKQVMHMQRMTIHRKSKEKQSDPKLNFSMVNPAQYQQLPYLYNISNDAARKFYEQQGLTKVDSAFELQYPAGVPNGSKPTDKSFSIQGDKEAVSNLLMQCRHCIRYSLGYCVKWGGQKPTWREPLFLELPDKRRFRLEFDCKNCQMNVCNVT; encoded by the coding sequence ATGCATTCATCATCACCCAACACCCATCACCCAACACCCATCACAATCGAACTCCTCGCCCCAGCTAAAAACCTCGAATGTGGAATAGCAGCTATTGACCATGGAGCAGATGCCGTTTACATCGGTGCTTCTCGTTTTGGCGCTCGTCAGTCAGCAGGCAATAGTGTGGAGGATATTGGCAAGTTATGCGATTATGCCCATCGGTATGGTGCAACGGTCCACGTGACTATCAACACAATTATTTATAACGATGAGATTGATGACACACTCGCTTTGGTGCGCTCGTTAGTTGACGTTGGCGTTGACGCTTTCCTCTTACAGGATATGGGATTGATGAGTAAGGTGAGAGAGATTGTTCCCGACACCGTAGCCCTTCACGCCAGCACACAATGTGACACACGTACGTGGGAGAAAGCACAATGGTTGAGCCAGCAGGGTTTCGACCGTGTTGTACTTGCTCGCGAACTATCAGCTGAGGAGATTAGCGATATTCATAAAAAGTTACCAGACCTTGAGTTAGAAGCATTCATACACGGAGCATTGTGTGTGAGTTATAGTGGTGTATGCTATGTCTCACAATATAGTTTTGGGCGTTCAGCCAATCGTGGTGCTTGTGCACAGTTCTGTCGATTAGCATTCGACTTGAAGGATTCTGACGGAAAGACTATCGAACATCAACGCCATCTCCTCTCATTGAAGGATATGAGTCAGATTGACAACCTTGAAACGCTGATGCGCTCAGGAGCTTGTGCCTTTAAGATAGAGGGAAGACTGAAGGATATCAACTATGTAAAGAATGTCGTTTCAGCTTATAGTAAACGCATTGATGAGATTATCCGCAAGCATCCTGGCGAGTTCCGTCGAGCCTCGTTGGGGCGTGTTCGCTATTCCTTTACACCCGATTTGAAGAAGACTTTCAATCGTGGTTATACTAATTACTTTCTCAAAGGTAGACAAGCAGACATCTTCTCACCCGACACGCCAAAGGCTTTGGGTGAGTTTGTTGGTCGTGTAAAAGAGATAAGACGAGATAGTTTCAACGTGTCCAGCACAGCAAACTTTGCCAATGGTGACGGACTATGTTTCCTTTCACGTGATGCAGAAAGTCAGGCAACACGCTTGGAGGGATTCCGTGTGAACCGTGCTGTTGGTAATCGCCTCTATCCTTTCAAAATGCCACGAGGCTTAAAGCCTGGTATGGGGTTGTATCGTAATCAGGACCAAGCGTTTGATAAGGAACTGAGTGGAAAAACCGCAGAACGTAAGATTCAGATAAAGATGTGGTTTGGGACCTCCCCTGAGACCTCCCCCAACCCCTCCGAAGGAGGGGAGCACCTAACGGAGAGTCGTGGGGTGATATGGGCAAGAGCTGAGGTGATTGGCTCTAAACCTTCATCTTACGAACAAACACCTGACCAGTATCCTGTTTCAAATCAAACATCTGACCAGTATCCTGTTTCAAATCAAACTTCTGACCAGTATCCTGTTTCAAATCAAACATCTGACCAGTATCCTGTTTCAAATCAAACTTCTGACCAGCATCCTGTTTTAAATCAAATATCTGACCAGCATCCTGTTTTAAATCAAACATCTGACCAGCATCCTGTTTTAAATCAAACACCTGACCAGTATCCTGCTTCAAATCAAACACCTGACCAGTATCCTGTTTCAAATCAAATATCTGACCAGCATCCTATTTTAAATCAAACTTCTGACCTGCATCCTGTTTCAAATCCAACTTCTCACGAAACGATATCCAACGAGCATCCCGTTAGGTTCTCCCCTCCTTTGGAGGGGCTGGGGGAGGTCCCCCTTCCTCTTCCCCTTGCCCAAAAACCTCAACGTGATAACATCATACGCCAGCTTACAAAATTGGGTAATACTGTGTACGAATGTGCAGACGTTGAGATAGTTGACGGAGCTGACAAATACTTCATTCCAAGTAGCATCTTAGCCGACTTGCGTCGCATAGTGATAGAAAATCTCGACAAACAAGTCATGCACATGCAACGTATGACCATCCATAGAAAGTCGAAGGAGAAGCAATCTGATCCAAAGCTGAATTTCTCAATGGTAAACCCAGCACAATATCAGCAATTGCCTTATCTGTATAATATCTCCAATGATGCTGCTCGCAAGTTTTATGAACAGCAAGGACTGACCAAAGTCGATTCTGCCTTTGAGCTTCAATATCCTGCTGGCGTTCCCAATGGCTCTAAACCAACTGATAAGTCATTCTCAATTCAGGGCGATAAAGAAGCCGTTTCTAATTTATTGATGCAGTGCCGTCATTGCATTCGTTATTCACTTGGCTATTGTGTTAAATGGGGTGGACAGAAGCCCACTTGGCGTGAACCTCTCTTCCTCGAACTACCCGACAAACGTCGCTTTCGCTTAGAGTTTGATTGTAAGAACTGTCAGATGAATGTGTGCAACGTTACATAA